Proteins from a genomic interval of Lolium perenne isolate Kyuss_39 chromosome 1, Kyuss_2.0, whole genome shotgun sequence:
- the LOC127317036 gene encoding subtilisin-like protease, translated as MSSFAHLLLLSLTLTLTFLHRPTPALCVADHPDASATRTHSYQTFILLLKQPAEAGTSEDEHRWWHETFMPSPLAGFDEPRLLHTYTEVFTGFAARLTDAELDMVSKKPGFLRAFPDQLWHPTTTHTPEFLGLKRGSGLWRDVSYGKGVIIGVLDTGIYAQHPSFDDAGIPPPPSKWKGSCHGAARCNNKLIGAKFTSVFANDSADDTGHGTHTSSTAAGNFVRGASVHGLGRGTAAGIAPGAHLAMYRVCTIHGCATSDIVAGFEEAVKDGVDVLSVSLGPFFDVNFSEDPVAIGAFSAVAKGIVVVAAAGNNGPKSFLANSAPWLLTVAAGSVDRSFETVVQLGNGNHINGEAFNQISNSSAKLFPLYLDKHCKSLAGRNVSGKIVICHDTGSMNNTGSINNTDISAIMSAGAAGIVLINRKDAGFTTLLEDYGNVVQVTVSDGMKIAEYVKTTIKATAKVIYKNTVLGVHPSPTVAAFSSRGPSSFSPGVLKPDVLAPGLNILAAWPPLTMFGSGPFNIRSGTSMSTPHVSGIAALVKCSHPDWSAAAIKSAILTTSDITDSTGDPILDEQHQRATAYAMGAGHVNPTRATDPGLVYDLGITEYAGYICALLGDQALAVIVRNPRLSCKMLPKISESQLNYPTITVPLGTRPFTLNRTVTNVGSPNSVYTLKVQVPKSLLVSVYPETLVFSKAGQKILYTITVRSHGNAGKKFMEGSLSWVSGHYVVRSPILAVVGLL; from the coding sequence ATGTCCTCCTTTGCCCATCTCCTCCTTCTCTCGCTCACCCTCACCCTCACCTTCCTCCATCGCCCTACACCTGCACTGTGCGTTGCTGATCATCCAGATGCCAGTGCCACACGGACACACAGCTATCAGACATTCATCCTCCTTCTGAAGCAGCCTGCCGAGGCTGGCACCAGCGAGGACGAGCACCGGTGGTGGCATGAGACTTTCATGCCATCCCCTCTCGCTGGCTTCGATGAGCCACGGCTCCTTCACACCTACACCGAGGTCTTCACCGGCTTCGCTGCCAGGCTGACGGATGCCGAGCTCGACATGGTGTCCAAGAAGCCTGGGTTCCTGCGTGCCTTTCCAGACCAGCTCTGGCATCCCACCACCACACACACTCCAGAGTTTCTCGGGCTGAAGAGAGGCAGCGGCTTGTGGAGGGACGTCAGCTACGGCAAGGGCGTAATCATCGGGGTATTGGACACGGGCATCTATGCGCAGCACCCTTCCTTTGATGATGCTGGCATCCCGCCACCCCCGTCAAAGTGGAAGGGTTCATGCCATGGCGCTGCTCGGTGCAACAACAAGCTCATCGGTGCTAAGTTCACCAGTGTCTTTGCAAATGACTCTGCAGATGACACGGGTCATGGGACGCATACCTCTTCCACCGCTGCCGGGAACTTTGTCAGAGGTGCCTCCGTCCACGGACTCGGCAGGGGCACAGCAGCTGGGATTGCTCCAGGCGCACATCTGGCAATGTACAGGGTATGCACAATTCATGGGTGTGCAACCTCAGACATAGTGGCGGGATTTGAGGAAGCTGTCAAAGATGGAGTCGACGTGCTATCAGTCTCCCTCGGCCCCTTTTTCGATGTTAACTTCAGTGAAGACCCGGTCGCCATTGGTGCATTCAGTGCGGTAGCAAAGGGCATTGTTGTCGTGGCTGCAGCTGGGAACAATGGACCCAAGTCATTTCTTGCCAATTCTGCACCCTGGTTACTCACAGTCGCAGCTGGCTCAGTGGACCGTAGCTTTGAGACTGTTGTGCAGCTGGGGAACGGCAATCACATCAATGGGGAAGCTTTCAACCAGATATCAAACTCAAGCGCCAAACTGTTTCCTCTTTATTTGGACAAACACTGCAAGTCATTGGCTGGAAGAAATGTGTCTGGCAAAATTGTCATTTGCCATGACACAGGATCAATGAATAACACAGGATCAATAAACAACACCGACATCAGTGCCATCATGAGTGCCGGGGCGGCTGGCATAGTGCTGATCAACAGGAAAGATGCCGGCTTCACCACGCTCCTTGAGGACTATGGTAATGTTGTGCAAGTGACTGTGTCTGATGGCATGAAGATCGCAGAATACGTGAAGACAACAATCAAAGCCACTGCCAAAGTCATCTACAAAAATACAGTTCTAGGTGTCCATCCATCTCCGACTGTTGCAGCATTCTCATCCCGTGGTCCTAGCAGCTTCAGCCCCGGCGTTCTAAAGCCTGATGTATTAGCACCTGGGCTCAATATCCTTGCTGCATGGCCACCACTCACCATGTTTGGTTCTGGTCCATTCAACATTCGATCTGGAACATCGATGTCGACTCCGCATGTCAGTGGCATCGCTGCGCTTGTCAAGTGCTCCCATCCTGATTGGTCCGCGGCTGCAATCAAATCAGCCATCCTTACAACATCTGACATCACTGACAGCACGGGTGACCCGATCTTGGACGAGCAGCATCAGAGGGCAACCGCGTATGCGATGGGTGCTGGCCATGTCAATCCTACAAGAGCTACTGACCCAGGTCTTGTTTATGACCTTGGCATTACTGAATATGCCGGCTATATATGTGCTCTCCTTGGTGATCAAGCCTTGGCAGTCATTGTGCGTAACCCGAGGTTGTCCTGCAAGATGCTTCCTAAGATATCAGAATCGCAGCTCAACTACCCGACAATAACGGTGCCCCTCGGGACAAGGCCATTCACATTGAACCGGACTGTGACAAATGTGGGTTCACCCAATTCCGTGTACACACTGAAGGTACAGGTTCCCAAGAGTCTTCTAGTGTCTGTCTACCCAGAGACATTGGTCTTTTCCAAGGCTGGACAGAAGATATTGTATACCATAACGGTGAGAAGCCATGGCAATGCTGGGAAAAAATTCATGGAGGGAAGTTTGAGCTGGGTGTCCGGGCACTATGTTGTGCGAAGTCCCATACTTGCCGTTGTTGGTCTTCTGTAA